A DNA window from Engystomops pustulosus chromosome 6, aEngPut4.maternal, whole genome shotgun sequence contains the following coding sequences:
- the LOC140065569 gene encoding chymotrypsin inhibitor-like translates to MARASVLLLSSLGVILILITAQCTEGQQCTGNTVLTNCGNKCKQSCETYYNPERICTLPCGIGCYCKPGYYYDDNGNCVLPKDCPKK, encoded by the exons ATGGCCCgagcctctgtgttgctgctgtcatccctgg gtgTGATCCTTATTCTGATAACTGCACAATGTACAGAAG GTCAGCAGTGCACCGGAAACACCGTCTTGACCAACTGTGGGAATAAATGCAAACAATCGTGTGAGACCTACTACAATCCTGAAAGAATTTGTACTTTACCATGTGGGATTGGCTGTTACTGTAAACCTGGATACTACTATGATGATAACGGTAATTGTGTCCTTCCTAAGGACTGCCCCAAAAAATGA